One stretch of Pseudomonas sp. NC02 DNA includes these proteins:
- a CDS encoding DUF808 domain-containing protein: MAGSSLLVLIDDIAAVLDDVALMTKMAAKKTAGVLGDDLALNAQQVSGVRAEREIPVVWAVAKGSFVNKLILVPAALLISAFAPWAVTPLLMLGGAYLCFEGFEKLAHSFFHKRTEEQAHLVEAVADPATDLVAFEKDKIKGAIRTDFILSAEIIAITLGTVADAPLMQQVIVLSGIAIVMTIGVYGLVAGIVKLDDLGLWLTQKPGQAARSIGGAILRAAPYMMKSLSVIGTAAMFMVGGGILTHGVPVVHHWIETVSQSTGGLAWLMPTLLNAVAGIIAGAVVLAVVSAVGNLWKRVRA, from the coding sequence ATGGCAGGAAGCAGTTTGCTGGTATTGATCGACGACATCGCCGCGGTGCTCGATGATGTGGCGTTGATGACCAAGATGGCTGCGAAGAAAACCGCCGGCGTGCTGGGGGACGACCTGGCGCTGAATGCCCAGCAAGTCTCCGGGGTGCGCGCCGAGCGGGAAATTCCGGTGGTGTGGGCGGTGGCCAAGGGCTCGTTCGTCAACAAGCTGATTTTGGTGCCGGCTGCGTTGCTGATCAGCGCGTTTGCGCCGTGGGCGGTCACGCCGTTGTTGATGCTGGGCGGCGCTTACCTGTGTTTTGAAGGTTTCGAAAAACTCGCCCATAGCTTCTTCCACAAACGCACCGAAGAGCAGGCGCACCTGGTGGAAGCCGTGGCGGATCCGGCCACGGACCTGGTGGCCTTCGAGAAGGACAAGATCAAGGGCGCGATCCGTACCGACTTCATCCTCTCCGCCGAAATCATCGCCATCACCCTCGGTACCGTGGCCGATGCACCGCTGATGCAGCAAGTGATCGTGTTGTCGGGTATCGCCATCGTCATGACCATCGGCGTCTACGGCTTGGTGGCCGGTATCGTCAAACTCGATGACCTGGGCCTGTGGCTCACCCAGAAGCCCGGCCAGGCGGCGCGCAGCATCGGCGGGGCGATCCTGCGGGCGGCGCCGTACATGATGAAAAGCCTGTCGGTGATCGGTACGGCGGCGATGTTCATGGTCGGCGGTGGCATCCTGACCCATGGTGTGCCGGTGGTGCATCACTGGATCGAGACTGTGAGCCAGAGTACTGGCGGCCTGGCGTGGTTGATGCCGACGTTGCTCAATGCCGTGGCGGGGATCATTGCCGGGGCCGTGGTGTTGGCGGTGGTCAGTGCGGTGGGTAACCTCTGGAAGCGGGTGAGGGCATAG
- a CDS encoding efflux transporter outer membrane subunit: MNVKYSVLCISLLLGGCMVGPDYQKPAMELPQTFKEGAQWQRAAANPQGAMDSQWWLAYQDPVLNDLVARSAKANQSIIAAEAAYRLAQAQVASSRAGLWPTVGVGLSGSRGTAGSGSGTSTTGTTAGGVQNSVSATLTASWEPDLWGLVRRGIESSQATAQQSDALLAGVRLSISSSVASNYLALRQMDIDVRLLQQQQKINQQLLDMIQVQFTQGVATNDQLLVAQDQLTTSIADLQTSLRDREQYEHALAVLVGVAPSEFSVAVRNDYSFVVPRPPLTLPSTLLQRRPDVVAAERSAAAANAKIGVAEAAFFPTLDLTAEAGYRGSALGGLFSLPNRIWTLGPALAETLFDGGAREAAVKQAEASYDQIAATYKGTVLSALQNVEDNLSAINHLQTQADAFQQVYQRNQQLFGSQEAQLRAGTVSQEAVLTQQLVLLQAEQNLRDTQGQLSQGSVALIQSLGGGWQTPAR; this comes from the coding sequence TTCAAGGAAGGCGCGCAGTGGCAGCGCGCGGCGGCTAACCCCCAAGGGGCGATGGACAGCCAGTGGTGGCTGGCCTATCAGGACCCGGTGCTGAACGACCTGGTGGCGCGCTCGGCCAAGGCCAACCAATCGATCATCGCGGCGGAGGCCGCGTACCGTTTGGCTCAGGCGCAGGTGGCGTCCAGCCGGGCCGGTTTGTGGCCGACGGTGGGCGTGGGATTGTCGGGTTCGCGGGGAACGGCAGGCAGTGGTAGCGGCACGTCCACCACCGGTACCACGGCGGGCGGCGTGCAGAACAGTGTCAGCGCCACCTTGACCGCCAGTTGGGAGCCGGACCTGTGGGGCCTGGTGCGGCGCGGGATAGAGTCCAGCCAGGCGACGGCCCAGCAATCGGATGCGTTGCTGGCCGGGGTGCGGCTGTCCATCAGTTCCAGCGTGGCGAGTAACTACCTCGCCCTGCGGCAGATGGACATCGACGTGCGCCTGTTGCAGCAACAACAGAAGATCAACCAGCAACTGCTGGACATGATCCAGGTGCAGTTCACCCAGGGCGTCGCCACCAACGACCAGTTGCTGGTGGCGCAGGACCAGTTGACCACTTCGATTGCCGACTTGCAGACCTCCCTGCGCGACCGCGAGCAATACGAACACGCGCTGGCCGTGCTGGTGGGCGTGGCGCCGAGTGAATTCAGCGTGGCGGTGCGCAATGACTACAGCTTCGTGGTCCCGCGGCCACCGTTGACCTTGCCGTCGACCCTGCTGCAACGGCGTCCCGATGTGGTGGCGGCGGAGCGCTCGGCAGCGGCGGCCAACGCGAAAATCGGCGTGGCTGAAGCCGCATTCTTCCCGACCCTGGATCTTACTGCCGAGGCCGGTTACCGCGGCAGTGCGTTGGGCGGGTTGTTCTCCCTGCCCAATCGCATCTGGACGTTGGGCCCGGCGCTGGCGGAAACCCTGTTCGATGGCGGCGCCCGCGAAGCGGCGGTCAAGCAGGCCGAGGCCAGCTATGACCAGATCGCCGCGACCTACAAGGGCACCGTGCTCAGCGCCTTGCAGAACGTTGAAGACAACCTGTCGGCAATCAACCACCTGCAAACCCAGGCCGATGCGTTCCAGCAGGTGTACCAGCGTAATCAGCAACTGTTCGGCAGCCAGGAAGCACAGTTGCGCGCCGGCACCGTGAGCCAGGAGGCCGTGCTGACCCAGCAACTGGTGTTGCTGCAAGCCGAGCAGAATCTTCGCGACACCCAGGGCCAGCTCAGCCAGGGCAGTGTGGCGCTGATCCAGAGCCTTGGCGGGGGCTGGCAAACGCCTGCGCGCTGA